Below is a window of Edaphobacter bradus DNA.
GTATCTGAATGTGCGGCCCGGCGGCGTTTATGTTGACGCCACGGTCGGCCTGGCGGGGCACTCCTCGGAGATTGCGAGGAGGCTGGGCGCGAAGGGCAGGCTGATCTGCTTTGATCGCGACCCGCAGGCCATGGAGCTAGCCAAGGCGCGGCTCGAGGAGGTTCGTGCCGAGCTTGGGGAGGAGATGCCGGAGGTTGAGTTTGTGCCGAAGGCGTTCTCGGAGGCTGCCAGTGTGGTGAAGCCCGGGAGTCTGGATGGTCTGCTCGCCGACTTTGGCGTGAGTAGCTTGCATCTGGACGAGGCGCACAGAGGATTCAGTTTTCGGTCGGAGGGGCCGCTGGACATGCGAATGGACTCGCGCAGCGAGCTGACGGCCGAGCAAGTGGTAAATCAGGTGGACGAAAACGATCTCGCCAACCTGATTTACGAATTCGGAGAGGAAAGGAGGTCGCGGAGAATCGCCAGAGCCATTGTGAGGGCCCGGCCGATTACGACGACAGCGGAATTGGCAAGAGTCGTATCGGCCGCGGCCCCAGCAATGAAAGGCGACAAGATTCATCCAGCGACACGGACCTTTCAGGCGCTCCGAATTTATGTGAACGATGAGCTGGGAGAGATCAGGACGCTGCTTGCGAGCGCGCCATCTCTGCTGAAGCCAGGAGGAAGGCTGGTGTTTATCAGCTTCCACTCGCTGGAGGACCGGCTAGTAAAGGATGCGTTCCGTGAGGCTGGCCGGAACAAGGTGTTTGAGGTTTTGACGAAGAAGCCGGTTGTGGCCGGCGAAGAAGAAGAGAGGCGGAACCCGCGGTCGAGAAGCGCAAAGATGCGGGCGGCCCAGAAGGTTTAGAGGTACGAATTTCGCTTCGCGCGGTGCGCAGGCGAGAACAGGTAATCGGGCCGGGGTTGTCCCACCGTTCTTTCAGGCGAAAGACAACCAGTAACAAAAAGTCCCTTCCTCCCATAGCGATCCCGGCCCGGTTCGCACGTAGAGGAGAGTGGCAGAGAACAAGAACAGGGCCCTGGCAGCAGAGAAGAATTGAGAGGTGTGCGATGGCGACGACAGCGATGGCGGGACAACAGATAGAGATGATGGCGCGGCAGCCGCGCAGCCGTGCGGAGTCGGTGACGGAGCGGAATCGCAATCTGTTTGAGGCGCAGCGTCGCGCGCGTCGCGGGCCGACGCCCGAGGTCTTCTTCGCAAAACACATCGACAACACGCGGCTGGTGAAGGCGGACGATCCGGAGCGGCGGCGCGAGATGCGGCAGTTCGCAACGGTGATGAGCCTGCTGTTTCTGCTGGTGATGGTGTACGTGTGGCAGCACTTCTCGGCGATTGAAATCGGCTACCAGGTCGAGGCCCAAAAGCAGCAGGTGGAGCAGTTGCGCGAGGAGAACCGGCAGCTTCGGCTGACGGAGGCGCAGCTCACGGATCCGGAGCGGATCGACAAGATTGCGAAGCAGCTTGGCCTCGATGCTCCTAAGCCGGGCCAGGTCGTGCGGCCGGATGGCAGCCTCACGAATACTGCCGTATGGGCGCAGGCGAAGGCTCCGGCGCTGGTGGCACAGTAGGACAGCGTTTAGCATGGAGATTGGATTTGATTCGCGACTCGCAAGTACAGGATTGAGATGAACAAAGCGCCACGGCAGACGTTGACCGCTCCGATACGGAGAATCCGGTTTGCCTACGTGGCGCTCTTTTTCTGCTTCTGGACGTCGCTGATTGGGCTGCGGTTGGTTTGGCTGCAGGTGGTGCGGCACGGCGATTTTGTCGAGAAGGCTGCGAAGCAGCAGCAGAGGACCTTTGAAGTCGCACCGAGGCGCGGAGTGCTGTATGACCGCAATCTGAAAGAGCTGGCGATGACGGTGCTGGTAGACAGCATCTATGCCGTGCCGAACGAACTGGGCGACAACCGGGAGAATGCAGCGGAGATCCTGGCGAAGATCGTTCACGCCGACCCCAGGGACAACTTCACGTCGCAGCAGCAGATGCTGGCGCGGTTCAATGCCTCGCGGAATTTTGCGTGGGTAGCGCGTAGGGTGGATGCGGACACGGCCGACAGGATTCGTGAGCTGAATCTGAAGGGCGTTTACTTCCAGAAAGAGTTCAAGCGCTTCTATCCGAACAATGATCTTGCCGCGCAGGTGCTGGGCTATGTGGGCACCGACGATACAGGGCTTGGCGGGCTGGAGCGCGAGTTCGACGATGACATGCACGGCACTCCCGGCCACATGCTTACGGCGATTGATGCCAAGCGGCATGTGCTGGGAAGCGAAGAGAGCCAGCCGATGCCCGGCGAGAACCTGGTGCTGTCGATAGACGCGAACATTCAGTACATGGCGGAGCGGGCCCTTGATGCCCAGATGGAGAAGATGAAGGCGGCGCACGGCACCGTCGTGGTGCAGGACCCGCACACTGGCCAGATTCTCGCGCTCGCCATTGCACCGCGCTTCAATCCCAACGACCAGCGGCACATGGATGCGAGCGTGCTGACAAACCTTGCGGTGAGCGATGTCTATGAGCCGGGCTCAACCTTCAAGCTGGTTACGTACGCGGCTGCCCTGGATGCGGCGGGCGTTCAGCCGACCGATATCGTGGATTGCCAGAACGGCGCCATGACCATGTATGGCCGTACCTTGCATGACGACAGATCCGACCGATTTGGTCGGGTGACGGTGCAGTACGCGCTCGAGCATTCCAGTGACGTGGGCGCGGCGAAGATGGCGCTGAAGCTGGGAAATCAGAGGTTCTACGATTACATGCGCAGCTTCGGCTTCGGAGATCGTTCCGGCATCGAACTGCCCAGCGAGACCCGCGGTCTTTTGCGTAATCCCAAGAAATGGGGGGCGACCAGCATCCTGTCGATGGCGATCGGGCAGGAAGTCGCCGTCACGCCGGTGCAGCTGGTCACCATGGTGAGCGCGATTGCGAACGGCGGTGTGTACATGCCCCCGCATATTCTGCTTCAGTCGACTGATCAGATGAAGGGCGATGCGAGGCTGAAGCCGGCCGCTTTCCGGCCCGCCAACCAGTTGCCGTCTACGCTGCCCGATGGAGCACATCGCGTGATCAGAGAGATCACCTCTGCCAAGATGCGCATGATGATGCAGGGAATTGTCACAGAAGGCACGGGAAGGCGGGCGGCACTTAACGGCTACAGCTCTGCTGGAAAGACGGGCACGGCGCAGAAGATCGATCCTGCGACTCATACCTACTCGCACACGAAGCTTGTCGCCAGCTTCGCGGGGTTTGCTCCGGTCAGCAATCCGGCGGTCTCAATCGCAGTAGTCATCGATACTCCGACCGTGGGCACGCGATATGGAGCGGAGACGAGCGCGCCCGTCTTCGCCGAGGTTGCGCAGCAGGTGCTCGAGTACCTTGGCGTGCCGCATGATCAGCCGTTGAAGACGAAGAAAGAGCTGATCGCGCAGAATGATGTCGTCGATGACTCAGTAGCAGACAGCTCCGCCGATCTGAATGCGATGTTTGCCGACGTCAATAGTCTTCCGGCGGATGATCCGTTACGGACCCCGGCGAACGTTGGAGCAGCAACGGAGGCCGCCGCGGTTGACGAAGACAAGACTGGCTCTGCAAGAGCCGCGACGAAGGGTACGGGCAAGAGTTCGGGCGTCCTGAATCTGCTGCCGGCCAAAGTCCTGGCGGCGTTCCGCGCTGGTGGGACGACGGGCTCGTCGATGCCCGATGAGCAGAGGGCGTCGGCTGCGCTCGAGGCGTCGAAGATTGCCCCTGCGTCACAGGCGCGCGCTAATGGCGGGGTCTTGGTCGATGCCAGCAAGCACGTGGCGGTTCCGGCGTTTGATGGTGCCGCGTTGCGAGCTGTAGTGGAGAAGGCAGACTCGGTTGGGCTACGCGTGCAGGCCTTGGGGAGCGGTCTGGCGCGGGAACAGGTTCCGGCAGCCGGCACGATGGTTCCCGTGGGGACTGAGGTAGTCGTCCGGTTCGGCCGGTAGTGTTATCGCCTAAGGTCGGAGCGCGGCTGTGTGTTTGTGAGTGCGTTCAGGCAGCTTAGAATCGGTGGGTATGCAATGGAGTGAAATCTTGCTTGAGGTGGCGACGCTGGCGTGCGCGGGCGGGCCGGTGGAGGTCACCGGGGTCGCGTATGATTCGCGGCGCGTGGTGCGTGGCGACCTGTTTGTTGCGATGCGCGGTGGCAGCTCGGACGGGAACCGTTATATCGAGGCTGCGGTTGCGCATGGCGCCCTTGCCGTGATGACGGACTCGCGCGAGGCGTACGAAAAGGTGCGGCAGGAGCATCCTGAGATCGCTGCGGCACTGGTGGAGCACGGGCGGCGGGCGCTGGCAGAGGCTAGTTCGGCGGTCATGGGGCATCCTCAGAGGAAGCTTGCGCTGAGCGCAGCAACGGGGACGAACGGGAAGACGACAACGGCGTTTTTGCTGGAAGAAATGTTGCGCAGCGCAGGACGGACGTGCGTGCTGATCGGGACGATTGAGACGCACGTAGCGGGAGAGGTGAGGGAGTCGCCGCATACAACTCCGGAGAGCCGTGATGTTCTGGAGATCTTCGCCGAGGGGGTAACGGCTGGAGCGACCGAGGCCGTGATGGAGATGAGCTCGCATGCGCTGGAGCAGGAGCGGGTGTGGGGGCTGCCGGTGGAGGTCGGGATCTTTACGAACCTGACGCAGGACCACCTCGACTATCACGGGACGATGGAGAACTACTTCGCGGCGAAGACGAGGCTGTTCGAAGGAGTTGGCGCGCCTCCTCCGCGCGTTGCCGTGGTGAATGTAGACGATGCCTTTGGCGCGCGGCTCGCTGCGTCGATCGACCGATCGCAGATGTTGCGCTATGGCGTGGTGGGCAGTGGGGAGTTTCGTGCCGAGGATGTGCGGATGCGTGCGGGGGAGACGCGGTTCCGGATGATGACTCCTGTGGGGGCCGTTGAGATGCGGTCGTCGCTGACGGGGCACGTGAATGTGTACAACCTGCTGGCGGCGAGCGCGGCTGCGTGGGCGCGTGGAATGTCGCTGGAGCAGATTGCTGCAGGCGCGGCGTCCGGAGCGCAGGTTCCGGGAAGGTTCGAGGTGGTGCCTTCAAAGAACGGCGTGACTGTGGTGGTGGACTACGCTCACACAGACGACGCCCTGCGGAACCTGATCTCACTGGCACGTGAGTTGGAGAAAGAGAGCAGCGGACGTGTGATCACGCTGTTCGGCTGCGGCGGGGACCGCGACAGAACGAAGCGTCCGAAGATGGGGCGAGCGGCGGGCGAGGGAAGCGATCTGGTGGTGCTGACGAGCGACAACCCGCGCAGCGAGGAGCCGATGGCGATCATCGCGGAGGCCCTGGCTGGCGTGAAGGAGACAGAAACGGAATGCCTCGTTGAACCTGATCGCGCGAAGGCGATTGGGATTGCGATTCGCGCGGCGCGGTCGGGCGACATTGTTCTGCTTGCGGGCAAGGGGCATGAGAAGGTGCAGGTGCTGAAGGGTGCCACAGTTCCGTTTGATGACGTGGCTGTAGCTGCCGGTGTTTTGAAGGAGATTGGATGAAGCTGACGTTGGGGCAGATTGCGGATTGGATTCATGCGGAGGGGAACTTTGATACTTCAGCGGAGGCCCTGGGGTACGGGATTGATTCGCGAACGATTGGGGCCGGCGATCTGTTCTTTGCCGTGAAGGGTGAGCGCCTGGATGGGCACGACTTTGTCGCTGCAGCTCTGGCGGATGGCGCAGTGGCTGCGGTTGTCAGCATGGGTTGGATTGTGCCGGCTGACGTGGACGAGACGAAATTGCTGCGGGTTCCGGCCTGCGACGACTGTGTCCTGCTGGCGCTGCAAAAGCTGGCGCACGCGGTTCGGCGGGAGTGGGGCGGCAGAGTGATCGGCGTTACGGGCTCGGCGGGGAAGACGACGACCAAGGAGGCCGTGGCACAGGTGCTGGGGGCGCGGTCCACGGTGCTGAAGTCGCTGGGAAATCTGAACAATGCGTTTGGTCTGCCGCTGCAACTGCTTAAGCTTGAGCGCGAGCATGAGGTCGCAGTGATCGAGATGGGGATGAACCATGCGGGGGAGATCGCCGCGCTGGCAAAGATCGCGGAGCCGAACTGGGCTGTGGTGTCGAACGTTGCGCCGGTGCATATGGAGTTCTTTCCCGACGGATTGGTGGGAATCGCGCGGGCGAAGTACGAGCTGGTGGAGGCGTTGCCGAAGGATGGCGTGGCGGTACTGAACTTCGACGATCCTTATGTGAAGGAGTTCGGGCGCGGGATGGGTGGGCGCGCTGTCTATTACGGGCTTGGCGAGGGAGCCGAGGTGCGGGCCGTCGATGTGGCCGAGATCGCTGGCGAGGGTGTGGCCTTCACCGTTGAGTCGAAGAGGCAACGGGCGAGCGTGCGGTTGAAGCTGCTGGGGCGGCACAACGTTCTGAACGCGCTTGCGGCGATTGCCGTGGGGCTGCGGAGCGGGATGACGCTGCAGGAGTGCGCCGCGGCGGTTGGCGAGTTGCGCGCCGGAGACAAGCGCGGCGAGGTGCTCGAATGGCGCGGCGCGAAGCTTATCAACGACAGCTACAACTCAAACCCGCGGGCGCTGGACGCGATGGTGGATGCTCTGCTGGCGATGCCTGGGGAACGCCATATTGTGGTGGCCGGGGAGATGCTGGAGCTTGGGCCGGAGGCGGAGTCGCTGCATGCGGCATGTGGCCGGCGAATGGCCGAGCGCGGTGTCTCGGTCGTGGTGGGAGTCAGAGGCGCGGCGGAGGCGATTGTTCGGGAGGCAGGAGCGCTCGGGGTGGAGGCGGAGTTTGTGAAGGATGCGGAGGCCGCGGGAGAGTGGCTCCACAGCAATGTCAGGGTCGGCGATATTGTGTTGCTGAAGGCCTCGCGGGGAGTGCGGCTGGAGCGGGCGCTGGCTGCGCTGAGTAGCTAGCATTACTGAAAGTGCAGGTCTGTTGTGCGAATCGTCTTGGATTCGCCGAGGAAATTGCATTCCGGCGCAAGGGCGGGCGTGTTCTAAGATATCGAGAGATTGCGGCGCGCCGGGAAGCCGCGGTTTTTACGTGGATTTGATCGTGAGATAAAGGCGGACGTTTTGCTCTATTGGCTGCTCTACCAGAAGTTATTTCCTTACTTTCGTCTCTTTCGCATCTTTCGCTATCTGACGTTTCGCACGGTGTTTGCGAGCCTTACGGCGCTGCTGATCGGTCTGCTGATCGGCCCGTATGTGATTGAGCGGCTTAGGGAGTTTCAGATCGGCCAGTACATCCGCGAAGAGGGGCCGCAGTCGCACCAGAAGAAGAGCGGCACGCCAACGATGGGCGGGGTGCTGATCTGTATCTCGATCTTGGTGCCAACGCTATTGTGGTCGGATCTGTCGAATCCATTTGTATGGATCGTGATGCTGTCGACGCTGGCGTTTGGAGCGATCGGGTTCGCCGACGACTACATCAAAGTGGTGCACCGGCGGAACCTCGGACTCACAGCCAGGGAGAAGCTGGGGCTGCAACTGCTGGCAAGCTGCGGAGTTGCGATCGCGCTGCTGCGGCTGCAGGCACATGGCAACTATTCGACCAGGCTGATGTTCCCCTTCCTGAAGCGCTTTCGTCCGGACATGGTCTGGGACTGGATTGGGCATGTTCCGCATATGCACTGGCTGGCCTATCTGCCATTCGTGGTGTTCGTGATGCTGGTTATCGCCTTCTCCAGCAATGCGGTGAACCTGACGGACGGGCTGGACGGGCTCGCGATCGGCTGCACGATTGTTGCGGCCGGCGCGCTGACGATGCTGACCTATGTGAGCGGGCATGTGGTCTTTAGCGACTATCTTGAGCTGCAGCGCATGCCGATGGTGAGCGAGTTGACGGTCTTCTGCGGGGCGATGGTGGGGGCGAGCATCGGGTTCCTCTGGTACAACGCGCATCCGGCGGAGATCTTCATGGGCGATGTGGGAAGCCTGGCGTTGGGCGGAGCAATCGGGACAGTCGCAGTGGCGATCAAGCAGGAGCTGCTGCTGCCGTTCATTGGCGGCGTATTCATCATGGAGGCCGTGAGTGTGATGTTGCAGGTGGGAAGCTATAAACTGCGCAATGGCAAGCGCATCTTTAAAATGGCTCCGCTGCACCATCACTTTGAGCTGATGGGGTGGTCGGAGTCGAAGGTGATTGCGCGGTTCTGGATTCTGGCGCTGATCTTTGCGCTGTTGGCGTTGACGACTTTGAAGCTGCGGTGAGGACGTGGATAGATGATGGATTTGAAGAATAAGCGCGTACTGGTTGTGGGGTTAGGGAAGTCGGGGCTTTCGGCGGCTATGTTTCTGCGCAAGCTGGGCGCGCGCGTGACGGTGAGCGATGCGCGCAGCGCGGTGGCGTTCGCGAAGGAGATCCCGGCGCTGCTCGATGCGGGAATCATGGTCGAGAGCGGAGGCCATGGGCTGTTGACGTTTCGGCGGCAGGACCTGATCGTGGTCTCGCCGGGCGTGCCGATGGATACGCCTGAGGTGAGGCAGGTTATCGGCTATGGGATGGACGTGATTGGCGAGCTGGAGCTGGCGAGCCGGTTTCTGCAGGGGCAGGTGATTGCGATTACAGGGTCGAACGGCAAGACGACGACGACGACCCTCGTGGGGAAGATCCTGAGCGATGGGGGGCTGCCGACACAGGTGGGCGGCAATATCGGGCTGCCTGTGATCGACCTGGTGGCAGGGAGCACGCCGGAGACTAAGAATGTGCTGGAAGTGTCGAGCTTTCAACTGGAGACGGTCGTCGAGTTTCATCCGCAGATCGCGGTGGTGCTGAACATCACTCCGGACCATCTGGACCGTCATGGCAGCTTTGAGGCGTATGCGGGCGCGAAGGCAAGGATCACGGAGCGGCAGACGGCGGAAGACTTCCTCATACTGAACGCCGAGGACAAGCCGGCGCAGATGATCGCGGCGAAGACTAAGGCGCAGATTTACTGGTTCAGTCTGCGCAGGCCAATTAAGCAAGGTGCGTTTGTGCACGGCGAGAGCATTGTGTTTGTACCTCGCGAGGGCGCGAAGGCAGAGCCGGTGATGCCCGTGAGGGAGATCGGGCTGAAGGGCTCGCACAACGTGGAGAACGTGCTGGCTGCGGTGTGCGTGGCGCGTCTTGCCGGAGTTGCGCCGGAGAAGATTCGGGGTTCGGTGGCGAGCTTCAAGGCCGTGGAACACAGGCTGGAGTTTGTGCGGGTGCTGAATGGGGTGGAGTACTTCAACGACTCGAAGGCGACGAATGTTGACGCGACGATGAAGGCGGTCGCGTCGTTTCCGCGGGGAATTCACCTGATTCTCGGCGGCAAGGACAAGGACTCCGACTACGCGGAGCTTGCGTCGCTGCTGAAGGAGCGGGTGAAGGCTGTTTATACGATTGGTTCTGCAGCGGAAAAGATTGAGCAGCAGTTGAGCGGAGTCGTGAAGATGGTGGGAGCAGGAACGATCAATATTGCGGTCCGCGAGGCCCAGAAGGCCGCAGTTCCTGGAGATGTTGTGCTGCTGGCGCCGGCCTGTTCTAGCTTCGATCAGTTTGAGAACTACGAGCATCGCGGGCGTACCTTTCGGCAGATCGTGAATGAGTTGAGCTGAGAGCAGCGGGAAGCGAAGTTGAGCGATGGCGAAGAGAGTAGGGGTGGACAAGTGGCTCTTCGGAGTGGTGCTGCTACTGGTGCTGTTTGGGCTGGTGATGGTCTTCTCCGCCTCGGCTGTGATGGCGAAGGCGGAGTATGGTTCTCCTTATCAATTCATGCTGAGGCAGGCTGGCTGGGCCGTTGTGGGTATGATCGCGCTGGCCCTGCTGATGCAGGTGGACTACCGGCGATACAACAATCCTAAGGTTGTGTTTACTGCGGTCGGGATCACACTGGTGCTGCTGATCGGCGTTTTTGCGATGCGCGATTCGCACAACACACATCGCTGGTTCCGGTTCGGCTTCATGAGCTTTCAGCCTTCGGAGCTGGCTAAGCCCACGCTGGTCCTGTTTCTTGCGTACTTTCTGCAGACGCGCATCCACAAGATGGACGACTGGCGCGGAACGATTTTGAAGGCGGCGCTGCCTCCGCTAATCTTTGTGGCGCTGATCCTGAAGGAGCCGGACCTTGGCACAGCGATTGTGTGCGTGGCGGTGACGGCTCTGATGCTGTACCTTGCCGGATTGCAGGTCAGGTATCTCGGCATTGGGGTGTTGTGCGCGACTCCCGTGCTGTATTACATGTTGTTCCGCGTGCCGTGGCGTCGGGCCAGAATGCTGGCTTATCTGAATCCTGAGGCCGATCCACGGGGGACGGGGTTCCATATTCTCCAGTCGCTGATCGCGGTTGGCACGGGCGGAATCCGTGGACTGGGATTGATGGAGGGAAGGCAGAAGCTGTTCTATCTGCCGGAGCCGCATACGGACTTCATCTACGCGAACGTGTGCGAGGAACTAGGACTGATTGGCGCGCTGCTGCTGATTGCGCTGTTTGTCGCGCTGGGATATCGCGGGCTGCGGGCGGCGTATCTCTCGACCGATCCGTTTGCGAGGTTTCTGGCCTTCGGGCTTACGACGACGGTGTTGATCCAGGCGTTCTTCAACATGAGCGTTGTGGTGGCGCTGCTGCCGACCAAGGGAATCACGCTACCGTTCGTCTCGTTTGGTGGTACGTCTCTGTTTGTGATGCTGGCGAGTATGGGCGTGCTGCTGAATGTGACTCGTGAGATCGACTGAGGCGGCTGTGTTGCGAGTTCTGATTGCAGGTGGTGGAACTGGCGGGCATGTGATTCCGGCGCTCGCATTTGCGCGGGAGCTGCGCGATGCGCATGGAGCTGAAGTGCGGTTTGTAGGGACCGCGCGCGGGATGGAGACGCGGCTGGTGCCTGAGGCGGGCTTTCCGCTGGAGTTGATTCGCGTAGGACAGTTGAAGAATGTGGGCCTCGCAACGCGGGCGCGGACGCTGTTCGATCTGCCGCTGGGCGTGATGCGCTGCGTGGAGTTGCTGCGGAGCTTCAAGCCCAATGTGGTGGTGGGGGTTGGTGGGTATGCGTCGGGGCCGGCAATGATGGCGGCGATTCTGCTGCGCGTTCCTACGTTGGCCTTTGAGCCGAACGCTGTTCCCGGGCTGGCGAACCGGTTGGTGGGCAAGTGGGTGAATGCGGCGGCGGTGAACTTCGCAGAGACCTGCCGGTATTTTCGCAATGCGCATGTGACAGGGATTCCGCTTAGATCGGAGTTCTTTGCAGTTGAGCCCAGGCCGACCAACCTGGAGCAGCCGCTGCATCTGCTGGTCTTCGGTGGAAGCCAGGGAGCGCGTATCTTCAACGAGGTTCTGCCGCGAATTGCGTCGCAGTTGCTGGAGAGGGTGCCGGGTCTCACGATTCTGCACCAGGCCGGCGCCAGGTTCGGAAAGACGACCGAAGAGGCATATCGCGCGAATGTGGCAGACTCGAGTCGCTGGCAGGTGGCGGAGTTCCTCGACGATATGCCGAGGAGATTTGCCGAGGCCGACCTCATTCTGTGCCGTAGCGGAGCGAGTACGGTCGCGGAACTCGCTGCTGCAGGACGAGCGTCGCTCCTTGTACCCTTTCCGGGAGCGGCGGATGACCACCAGCTTCGCAATGCTGAGGTGTTCGTGGCGGCAGGGGCCGCGGAGCTGAGGGTGCAGGGCTCGGATGAACTGATGACGGGTTTCCTTCTCGAGGACCTGTCGGGTCTGCTGCGGGACTCAGCGAGGCGGTCCGAGATGGGGCGTAAGGTGAAGAGGCTGGCCCATCCGAATGCGGTGCGAGAGATTGGGCAGATGATTGTGGAGTTGGCTCGGCGCGGGTGAAGTCTGAAATTGCGATTGTTCATCGCGCCTTCGAGAATTAAATGAGAATGGGCTGAGGAGGTTCTCCTCAGCCCGGTTGGTTTTCTGGGTAGGTTGGCTAGCGATGTCCGCCGCCGCCGCCGTGGAAGCCACCTCCACCACCGCCGCCATGGAAGCCGCCGCCACCGCCGAAACCGCCACCGCCGAAACCACCGCCGTGGAAGCCGCCGCCACCGCCGTAGCCGCTGTTACCGTGGAAGCCGCCACCGCCGAAGCCGCCGTTGCCACGGAAGCTGCTACCACCACCGACGAAGCCACTGTTGCCACGGAAGCTCCCGCCTCCGCCGTAGCTGGGGCGGGGCTGCGCGCTGGCGAAATTACCCATTGAGCGTCCCTGGCTGGGCATCGCGAAGTTATGCGATGTATTACCGGAGAAGTTGTGGCCGGTATTGAAGTTGCCGTTGTACGCTGGACGAGCCGTGTTGCCGAAGCCGCCATTGTGGTTGGTTCCCACAGAGGTGCGGTTGAAGCCTGCGCCGCGGTTTCCGAAGTTGTTACCCGCGAAGTTGTGGCCGTTCACGTACGATCCACGGTTGCCGTTGCCGCCAAAGTCTCTTCCGGTGTGGACGAAGCCCGGGCCGCCGGGGCGTCCGTCAAAGCCGCGGAAGGGGCGGTTGTAGACATTATGGTAGCCGCCGAAGCCGTGGCCGAAGTGGTTATAGCAGCTGTTGTACCAGAAGTGTCCGCCACGCCAGA
It encodes the following:
- a CDS encoding UDP-N-acetylmuramoyl-tripeptide--D-alanyl-D-alanine ligase, with translation MKLTLGQIADWIHAEGNFDTSAEALGYGIDSRTIGAGDLFFAVKGERLDGHDFVAAALADGAVAAVVSMGWIVPADVDETKLLRVPACDDCVLLALQKLAHAVRREWGGRVIGVTGSAGKTTTKEAVAQVLGARSTVLKSLGNLNNAFGLPLQLLKLEREHEVAVIEMGMNHAGEIAALAKIAEPNWAVVSNVAPVHMEFFPDGLVGIARAKYELVEALPKDGVAVLNFDDPYVKEFGRGMGGRAVYYGLGEGAEVRAVDVAEIAGEGVAFTVESKRQRASVRLKLLGRHNVLNALAAIAVGLRSGMTLQECAAAVGELRAGDKRGEVLEWRGAKLINDSYNSNPRALDAMVDALLAMPGERHIVVAGEMLELGPEAESLHAACGRRMAERGVSVVVGVRGAAEAIVREAGALGVEAEFVKDAEAAGEWLHSNVRVGDIVLLKASRGVRLERALAALSS
- a CDS encoding UDP-N-acetylmuramoyl-L-alanyl-D-glutamate--2,6-diaminopimelate ligase; this encodes MATLACAGGPVEVTGVAYDSRRVVRGDLFVAMRGGSSDGNRYIEAAVAHGALAVMTDSREAYEKVRQEHPEIAAALVEHGRRALAEASSAVMGHPQRKLALSAATGTNGKTTTAFLLEEMLRSAGRTCVLIGTIETHVAGEVRESPHTTPESRDVLEIFAEGVTAGATEAVMEMSSHALEQERVWGLPVEVGIFTNLTQDHLDYHGTMENYFAAKTRLFEGVGAPPPRVAVVNVDDAFGARLAASIDRSQMLRYGVVGSGEFRAEDVRMRAGETRFRMMTPVGAVEMRSSLTGHVNVYNLLAASAAAWARGMSLEQIAAGAASGAQVPGRFEVVPSKNGVTVVVDYAHTDDALRNLISLARELEKESSGRVITLFGCGGDRDRTKRPKMGRAAGEGSDLVVLTSDNPRSEEPMAIIAEALAGVKETETECLVEPDRAKAIGIAIRAARSGDIVLLAGKGHEKVQVLKGATVPFDDVAVAAGVLKEIG
- the mraY gene encoding phospho-N-acetylmuramoyl-pentapeptide-transferase, producing MLYWLLYQKLFPYFRLFRIFRYLTFRTVFASLTALLIGLLIGPYVIERLREFQIGQYIREEGPQSHQKKSGTPTMGGVLICISILVPTLLWSDLSNPFVWIVMLSTLAFGAIGFADDYIKVVHRRNLGLTAREKLGLQLLASCGVAIALLRLQAHGNYSTRLMFPFLKRFRPDMVWDWIGHVPHMHWLAYLPFVVFVMLVIAFSSNAVNLTDGLDGLAIGCTIVAAGALTMLTYVSGHVVFSDYLELQRMPMVSELTVFCGAMVGASIGFLWYNAHPAEIFMGDVGSLALGGAIGTVAVAIKQELLLPFIGGVFIMEAVSVMLQVGSYKLRNGKRIFKMAPLHHHFELMGWSESKVIARFWILALIFALLALTTLKLR
- the rsmH gene encoding 16S rRNA (cytosine(1402)-N(4))-methyltransferase RsmH, whose amino-acid sequence is MNRPQHVPVLLDEVLEYLNVRPGGVYVDATVGLAGHSSEIARRLGAKGRLICFDRDPQAMELAKARLEEVRAELGEEMPEVEFVPKAFSEAASVVKPGSLDGLLADFGVSSLHLDEAHRGFSFRSEGPLDMRMDSRSELTAEQVVNQVDENDLANLIYEFGEERRSRRIARAIVRARPITTTAELARVVSAAAPAMKGDKIHPATRTFQALRIYVNDELGEIRTLLASAPSLLKPGGRLVFISFHSLEDRLVKDAFREAGRNKVFEVLTKKPVVAGEEEERRNPRSRSAKMRAAQKV
- a CDS encoding penicillin-binding transpeptidase domain-containing protein; translation: MNKAPRQTLTAPIRRIRFAYVALFFCFWTSLIGLRLVWLQVVRHGDFVEKAAKQQQRTFEVAPRRGVLYDRNLKELAMTVLVDSIYAVPNELGDNRENAAEILAKIVHADPRDNFTSQQQMLARFNASRNFAWVARRVDADTADRIRELNLKGVYFQKEFKRFYPNNDLAAQVLGYVGTDDTGLGGLEREFDDDMHGTPGHMLTAIDAKRHVLGSEESQPMPGENLVLSIDANIQYMAERALDAQMEKMKAAHGTVVVQDPHTGQILALAIAPRFNPNDQRHMDASVLTNLAVSDVYEPGSTFKLVTYAAALDAAGVQPTDIVDCQNGAMTMYGRTLHDDRSDRFGRVTVQYALEHSSDVGAAKMALKLGNQRFYDYMRSFGFGDRSGIELPSETRGLLRNPKKWGATSILSMAIGQEVAVTPVQLVTMVSAIANGGVYMPPHILLQSTDQMKGDARLKPAAFRPANQLPSTLPDGAHRVIREITSAKMRMMMQGIVTEGTGRRAALNGYSSAGKTGTAQKIDPATHTYSHTKLVASFAGFAPVSNPAVSIAVVIDTPTVGTRYGAETSAPVFAEVAQQVLEYLGVPHDQPLKTKKELIAQNDVVDDSVADSSADLNAMFADVNSLPADDPLRTPANVGAATEAAAVDEDKTGSARAATKGTGKSSGVLNLLPAKVLAAFRAGGTTGSSMPDEQRASAALEASKIAPASQARANGGVLVDASKHVAVPAFDGAALRAVVEKADSVGLRVQALGSGLAREQVPAAGTMVPVGTEVVVRFGR
- a CDS encoding cell division protein FtsL; amino-acid sequence: MATTAMAGQQIEMMARQPRSRAESVTERNRNLFEAQRRARRGPTPEVFFAKHIDNTRLVKADDPERRREMRQFATVMSLLFLLVMVYVWQHFSAIEIGYQVEAQKQQVEQLREENRQLRLTEAQLTDPERIDKIAKQLGLDAPKPGQVVRPDGSLTNTAVWAQAKAPALVAQ